A genomic segment from Glycine max cultivar Williams 82 chromosome 1, Glycine_max_v4.0, whole genome shotgun sequence encodes:
- the LOC100811913 gene encoding UDP-galactose/UDP-glucose transporter yields the protein MEAHGGGLRRVLVLAFCVAGIWSAYIYQGVLQENVSTKRFDGERFEHLAFLNLAQNVVCLIWSFIMIKMWSSGNSGGAPWWSYWSAGITNTIGPAMGIEALKYISYPAQVLAKSSKMIPVMLMGTLVYGIRYTFPEYLCTFLVAGGVSTFALLKTSSKTISKLAHPNAPLGYGLCFLNLAFDGFTNATQDSLKARYPKTSAWDIMLGMNLWGTIYNMIYMFGWPRASGFEAVRFCQQHPEAAWDIFLYCCCGAVGQNFIFLTISRFGSLANTTITTTRKFVSIVVSSLLSGNPLSTKQWGCVFMVFSGLSYQIYLKWQKLQRLQKKRKAV from the exons ATGGAGGCTCACGGCGGCGGGCTCCGCCGAGTCCTTGTTCTCGCCTTCTGCGTCGCTGGAATCTGGTCGGCATACATCTACCAAGGCGTTCTGCAGGAAAATGT gtCGACGAAGCGATTCGACGGTGAAAGGTTCGAGCACCTTGCGTTTCTGAACTTGGCACAGAATGTGGTGTGTTTAATCTGGTCTTTTATAA TGATAAAGATGTGGTCTAGTGGAAATTCTGGTGGTGCTCCTTGGTGGAGTTATTGGAGCGCTGGAATTACCAACACCATTGGTCCTGCTATGGGAATTGAAGCTTTGAAGTATATTAGTTACCCTGCTCAG GTGCTGGCGAAGTCCTCTAAAATGATTCCAG TTATGCTGATGGGTACTCTGGTATATGGTATAAGATACACTTTTCCAGAATACCTTTGTACTTTTCTTGTTGCTGGAGGGGTATCAACATTTGCACTTCTAAAG ACTAGCTCAAAGACTATCAGCAAGCTGGCACATCCAAATGCTCCCCTTGGATATGGGTTGTGTTTCCTGAACCTTGCTTTTGATGGATTTACCAATGCAACTCAGGATTCTTTAAAAGCAAG GTATCCAAAAACAAGTGCTTGGGATATTATGCTGGGCATGAATTTATGGGGAACCATATACAATATGATTTACATGTTTGGATGGCCCCGTGCCAGTGGATTTGAGGCAGTTCGCTTTTGCCAGCAGCATCCAGAGGCAGCATGGGATATTTTTCTCTACTGCTGCTGTGGTGCTGTGGGCCAAAATTTCATCTTCTTGACTATAAGCCGGTTTGGCTCTTTGGCTAACACTACCATCACTACCACTCGCAAATTTGTAAGCATTGTGGTATCTTCTCTATTGAGTGGAAATCCCCTCTCTACAAAGCAATGGGGGTGTGTTTTCATGGTGTTCTCAGGATTGTCTTATCAGATCTACCTCAAGTGGCAGAAGTTGCAGAGAttgcagaagaaaagaaaagctgTGTGA